In one Moritella sp. 5 genomic region, the following are encoded:
- a CDS encoding helix-turn-helix domain-containing protein encodes MSSNQIFSPPFSYKGGKSVTEKLKVVTKCKTYDEMAVAFDIPKSTIFTWHTRDMTPYEIAIRTHLITGVSLKWLLLDEGEAFSEGDTFNTVATDSKRTVSIETISNGELSNSSQIGLDFVAMKNYGLTVDNTRIINLDGTLLFINTAETKANSGRYLLDIDGSISINHLQRLPGKKLAMSYGNTSVEVAEADIVVLGRVALTMEKE; translated from the coding sequence ATGAGCAGCAATCAAATATTTTCACCTCCTTTTAGTTATAAAGGTGGAAAAAGTGTGACCGAGAAACTAAAAGTAGTCACTAAATGTAAGACATATGACGAGATGGCGGTCGCATTTGACATACCAAAGTCAACAATATTCACTTGGCATACTCGTGATATGACTCCATATGAGATCGCAATTAGAACTCATTTGATTACAGGGGTGTCCCTAAAGTGGCTTTTATTAGATGAAGGTGAAGCATTCAGTGAAGGTGATACATTTAATACAGTAGCTACTGATTCAAAAAGAACGGTCTCTATTGAAACAATATCTAACGGAGAGCTAAGTAATTCGAGCCAAATCGGTTTAGACTTCGTTGCAATGAAGAATTATGGCTTAACAGTAGATAACACTCGTATTATTAATCTGGACGGAACACTTCTTTTTATTAATACGGCAGAAACCAAAGCTAATTCAGGTCGCTATTTATTGGATATTGACGGTTCTATTTCTATTAATCATTTACAGCGTTTACCAGGTAAAAAGTTAGCCATGAGCTATGGCAATACATCAGTTGAAGTTGCAGAAGCGGATATTGTTGTGTTGGGGCGTGTAGCGCTGACGATGGAAAAAGAGTAA
- a CDS encoding AAA family ATPase, giving the protein MKIKEIDINGIGGIGELNIKFDEHMNFICGPNGIGKTTLLECIAHTFSANSTKILKRNVSYAKGYFNSIVEINGETESSNIEIKEFIPNESSGIHGLNEYSPKLLSLKVNRTFQYQPLSAVGKDVDKNRNTVYQEAKTGVNIAEVKNWFVNRYLYSAHDSALTEQQLQNLDLAKKSFSMLNEDFTFSRVMASSNEIMINTPNGEIYYEYLSSGFKSCLSIIFGIIKDIELRFKEPCIIAAEFDGIILIDELELHLHPEWQGKIAKILVEVFPNVQFVTATHSPHILQSANPNEIIALASDNGKVYQRNLDGRKYGYQGWTVEEILVDVMGMSDTRTKEYYEQLNKFEFAIEQNDYKNAKEAFTELDYLLHPNNHLRKLLKFELASVEVN; this is encoded by the coding sequence ATGAAGATTAAAGAGATCGATATAAATGGCATCGGTGGAATTGGAGAGCTAAACATCAAATTTGATGAGCATATGAATTTCATTTGTGGCCCAAATGGAATTGGTAAAACAACATTATTAGAGTGTATAGCCCATACATTTTCAGCGAACTCAACAAAGATCTTAAAAAGAAATGTATCGTATGCAAAAGGGTACTTTAACTCGATTGTAGAGATAAATGGAGAAACAGAAAGCTCTAATATAGAAATTAAAGAATTTATTCCAAATGAGTCTTCAGGAATCCATGGTTTAAACGAATATTCCCCCAAACTCCTTTCTTTAAAAGTTAACCGTACATTTCAATACCAGCCTTTGAGTGCAGTAGGTAAAGATGTCGATAAGAATCGCAATACTGTTTATCAAGAAGCTAAAACAGGTGTAAACATAGCAGAGGTAAAAAACTGGTTTGTAAACCGATATCTTTACTCTGCTCATGATAGTGCGCTGACCGAGCAGCAACTACAGAACTTAGATCTTGCTAAAAAGAGCTTTTCCATGTTGAACGAAGACTTTACATTTAGTCGTGTTATGGCTTCATCAAATGAAATAATGATAAATACTCCAAATGGAGAGATTTATTATGAGTACTTGTCTTCAGGTTTCAAATCTTGCTTATCAATTATATTTGGAATAATTAAAGATATAGAGTTGAGATTTAAAGAACCATGTATTATCGCTGCTGAATTTGATGGGATTATTTTAATCGATGAATTAGAGTTACATTTACATCCAGAGTGGCAAGGTAAAATCGCTAAAATTTTAGTTGAGGTATTTCCTAATGTTCAATTTGTAACCGCCACACATAGCCCTCACATTCTCCAAAGTGCAAATCCGAATGAAATTATTGCATTGGCTTCAGATAATGGAAAAGTTTATCAAAGAAACTTAGATGGTAGAAAGTATGGATACCAAGGCTGGACGGTAGAAGAAATTTTAGTCGATGTAATGGGAATGTCGGATACGAGAACTAAAGAGTATTATGAACAACTTAATAAATTTGAATTCGCCATTGAACAAAATGATTATAAAAATGCCAAAGAGGCATTTACTGAACTTGATTACTTACTCCATCCAAACAACCATTTGAGAAAACTACTTAAATTTGAATTAGCCTCAGTTGAGGTAAATTGA
- a CDS encoding P-loop NTPase fold protein, with translation MEVNKHTTENLDYYLKLTSPEYAFLLCGEWGVGKTHFIDKYIENQNSEELQLVKISLFGLKNISDVNSCIFQALHPVLGSKYSRLAGNILKGAISMGVKLDIDSDGTSESTLNTKLDKLNLSELFTTKKTKKTKEIVLVFDDLERTEISTVAILGFINGLVENSKVKVILISNEKTIVDSDDGKIYKNFKEKVIGKTFEIKHDFDVVLADFLKGCSLIGNEQVIKDVYKRSKLKNLRKFKQSINDFEYLINKIDDKYKDNEQFHLDLVRCFFALSIEVKKGSLSEDELRTNLPFTKGSDGNEIYMKYFSDQGRLYSGKIWANILFKGDLDEINEETAKLALFLNSEKVIPDWIKLWNFRELENIEFSRLISSLEVELKSFEENDLRIYLHKISLIIYFSKNDFTKLTISQIKKLVDKYIKKYEGSEAWKSISLSQNRRYDGTGYGYICEDDEDFIELKKLIIESNAKAFESGEKQKKKAEVESILYSLTSSDFELFAETISEKYRFQPIFNRIDPQSFVDSLLNSNNSSIAKVTEILLQRYDDNSTYNGVPICDCLKIEYGYWVNVEEMITTKLPNIQGLQSHLMKLFSTYTVKNIISLLEKYIVKGA, from the coding sequence ATGGAAGTAAACAAACACACTACGGAAAATCTTGATTACTACTTAAAATTAACTTCCCCTGAGTATGCTTTTCTTTTATGTGGTGAATGGGGGGTTGGTAAAACTCACTTCATAGACAAATATATTGAAAATCAAAATAGTGAAGAACTTCAATTAGTTAAGATTAGCCTTTTTGGTTTGAAAAATATCTCTGATGTTAATTCGTGCATATTTCAGGCATTACACCCAGTATTAGGGTCAAAATATTCGAGATTAGCAGGAAATATATTAAAGGGTGCAATTAGCATGGGGGTGAAACTTGATATTGATTCTGATGGCACCTCTGAGTCAACGTTAAATACAAAGCTAGATAAACTAAATTTATCTGAACTTTTTACTACTAAAAAAACTAAAAAAACTAAAGAAATAGTCCTTGTTTTTGATGATCTAGAAAGAACTGAAATATCAACTGTAGCAATATTAGGTTTTATAAATGGCTTAGTAGAAAACTCGAAAGTAAAAGTTATACTAATTTCGAATGAAAAAACAATTGTTGATAGCGATGATGGAAAGATATATAAAAATTTCAAAGAAAAAGTTATAGGTAAAACGTTCGAAATAAAACATGATTTTGATGTTGTGTTAGCTGACTTTTTAAAAGGGTGCAGCCTGATAGGAAATGAGCAGGTAATAAAAGACGTTTATAAGAGATCAAAATTGAAGAACCTGAGGAAATTTAAACAATCCATCAATGATTTTGAATACCTAATAAATAAGATCGATGACAAATATAAAGATAACGAACAATTCCACCTGGACTTAGTAAGATGCTTTTTTGCCCTTAGTATTGAAGTTAAAAAAGGAAGTTTATCTGAAGATGAACTTAGAACAAACTTACCTTTTACGAAAGGTTCTGATGGTAACGAAATTTACATGAAATACTTTAGTGACCAAGGTCGTCTCTATAGTGGAAAAATTTGGGCAAACATTTTATTCAAAGGTGATCTAGATGAAATTAACGAAGAGACTGCAAAACTCGCCTTGTTTCTTAACTCAGAAAAAGTAATTCCTGATTGGATAAAGCTATGGAATTTTAGAGAGTTAGAGAATATTGAGTTTTCACGTCTTATTTCTAGCTTAGAAGTGGAGTTGAAGTCATTTGAAGAAAATGACCTGAGAATTTACCTCCATAAAATATCCCTAATTATCTATTTTAGTAAAAATGATTTCACTAAGTTAACAATTTCTCAGATTAAGAAGCTCGTAGATAAATATATAAAAAAATACGAAGGTAGTGAGGCTTGGAAAAGTATAAGCCTATCACAAAACAGAAGATATGATGGTACTGGATATGGGTATATATGCGAGGACGATGAAGACTTTATTGAATTAAAAAAGCTAATTATTGAATCTAATGCTAAGGCATTCGAGTCTGGTGAAAAACAGAAAAAAAAGGCGGAAGTTGAATCAATTTTATATTCTTTAACAAGCTCAGATTTTGAACTCTTTGCTGAAACAATATCAGAAAAATATCGATTCCAACCAATATTTAATCGTATTGATCCTCAGTCTTTTGTCGATAGTTTATTAAATTCAAATAATTCATCAATAGCTAAGGTTACAGAAATTCTTCTTCAGCGCTATGATGACAACTCAACTTACAATGGAGTACCTATCTGTGATTGTTTGAAAATTGAATATGGTTATTGGGTTAATGTTGAAGAAATGATAACAACGAAATTACCTAATATCCAAGGGCTTCAATCCCACTTAATGAAGCTGTTTTCAACATATACTGTAAAAAATATTATTTCTTTGCTGGAAAAATATATAGTTAAAGGTGCATAA
- a CDS encoding HNH endonuclease codes for MIKLEMAEKPEYLSDEKVFELTEEFKESKKSVWNNENIKIPLLASSFGKCAYCECPLKTESNYMEVEHFEDKKHNENKVVIWENLLPSCKKCNGSKGNHNVLSEPIINPYLDDPKEHLVMRLYRFRGKTEKGTNTIDVTNLNHSSRLVLSRFEIGEKIDELIDTAWDRYGVFSERKDTRSRNRLIKVVEGLLDECQPKSDYAASTATNLLTDTKFIELVSVMKKDSIWTNELGALMINGSTLVLDCA; via the coding sequence ATGATAAAACTTGAAATGGCAGAAAAACCTGAGTATTTATCTGATGAGAAAGTTTTTGAACTTACAGAAGAATTTAAAGAGAGTAAAAAATCAGTTTGGAATAATGAAAATATAAAAATTCCTTTATTAGCCTCTAGCTTTGGTAAATGTGCATATTGCGAATGTCCATTGAAAACTGAAAGCAATTACATGGAAGTCGAACATTTTGAAGACAAAAAACATAATGAGAATAAAGTCGTAATTTGGGAGAATTTATTACCTTCATGTAAGAAGTGTAACGGTTCTAAAGGGAATCATAATGTGCTCAGTGAGCCAATTATCAATCCTTACCTAGATGATCCTAAAGAGCACTTAGTTATGCGTTTATATAGATTTCGTGGAAAAACAGAAAAAGGTACTAACACGATAGACGTAACTAATTTGAACCACTCTTCAAGGTTAGTTCTGAGCCGTTTTGAGATTGGCGAAAAAATTGATGAGTTAATCGATACCGCATGGGATCGTTATGGTGTATTTTCTGAACGAAAAGATACTCGTAGTCGAAACAGACTAATTAAAGTTGTTGAGGGTTTACTGGATGAGTGTCAGCCTAAATCAGATTATGCTGCTTCTACAGCAACTAATTTACTCACAGATACTAAATTCATAGAATTAGTTTCTGTAATGAAAAAGGACAGTATATGGACAAACGAATTAGGTGCCTTAATGATTAATGGTAGTACTTTAGTGCTAGATTGCGCTTAA
- a CDS encoding replication endonuclease, translated as MVNVNHAQSLPGRSTIIEMIESAEDCSNKPVRMPALGKEFPQPEMSLIENAMFQANPDLEDHQWRKQFFGDMPHYLSRYFAERYIKAFKRNGRQYANKYLRKTVGAKINPRLKKVLAQYNQQAKYRDSYIRSDDLFREKLLAEMDKSELKVLAQQYADFFAVQLDEQAAEQDESQGYEQSIIQVFCGLREISRKFGYTPPYDKPESDLTAAEAECGILRLTCNRAWESKLKAKRSIMREHLAIAVGQVQKSASPYCSRDCLHEWKNQKQRNRDFIKGMSVFDEDMDEEIALSEMFYKSTGNPAIRRCELMVRMRGYENIAQAMGCEGLFLTLTAPSKYHHTRKKGGFIDHWMGNSPRDAQRYLCSVWAKIRAQFKRDDISVFGIRVVEPHHDGTPHWHLLLFMQPHDVKRASEVFTYYAVQQDFKELFPTINKKEIAVGPPNLRTRCEIVAIDSELGSATGYIAKYISKNIDGYAMDDEKDDETGRDQKEMSANVTAWASRWRIRQFQAIGGAPVTTYRELRRYANNDVNTFKSYVALLNAKQQYNLFTELFPDQNPYLMGPKLDFQGPRLNYAAMNSLQRWDVLTSKYKVELKTDIDSASTAMKCADKGDFAGYVMAQGGPFVKRKNLLIRNDYDVTEMGNEYGEYVGKIQGFKVTDETPVKTRLRNWVIQRKSQALLDSEAITSSTAGAEGLMSPEGASRSSVTNCTPSKSDRLNTGIKTLLKSRGINLDDHLVNSMEQGGQIRLDKDQIMKFRRGYYADSKYHPPELVEVRPKELNIWEGWNTPALKVDNNQEFVPGWEDWENWDWG; from the coding sequence ATGGTTAATGTAAATCATGCCCAGTCATTACCTGGCCGTAGCACCATTATTGAAATGATTGAAAGCGCGGAGGACTGCAGTAATAAGCCAGTCAGAATGCCCGCGCTAGGCAAAGAATTCCCACAACCTGAAATGTCGCTAATCGAAAACGCGATGTTCCAGGCTAACCCCGATCTCGAAGACCATCAATGGCGCAAGCAGTTCTTTGGTGACATGCCGCATTACCTTAGTCGCTATTTTGCCGAACGTTATATCAAAGCCTTTAAACGTAATGGTCGTCAATACGCCAACAAGTACTTAAGAAAAACGGTGGGAGCCAAGATTAACCCACGTTTAAAAAAGGTATTAGCACAATATAACCAGCAAGCTAAATACCGTGATTCTTATATCCGCAGTGACGACTTGTTCCGCGAAAAGCTGCTAGCAGAAATGGATAAAAGCGAACTCAAAGTATTAGCACAGCAGTACGCTGATTTCTTTGCCGTACAACTCGATGAACAAGCTGCAGAGCAGGATGAATCACAAGGCTACGAGCAGTCTATTATTCAGGTTTTTTGTGGCCTACGTGAAATTAGCCGTAAGTTTGGTTATACACCACCCTATGATAAACCCGAATCTGATTTAACAGCTGCAGAAGCAGAGTGTGGCATTTTACGCTTAACCTGTAATCGTGCCTGGGAAAGTAAACTAAAAGCCAAGCGTTCGATAATGCGCGAGCACCTAGCAATAGCTGTAGGCCAAGTGCAAAAGTCAGCAAGCCCGTATTGTTCCCGTGACTGTCTGCACGAATGGAAGAACCAAAAACAACGTAACCGTGATTTCATCAAAGGCATGTCGGTCTTTGATGAAGACATGGACGAAGAAATAGCACTTTCAGAAATGTTCTATAAATCCACGGGTAACCCAGCCATTCGCCGTTGCGAGCTGATGGTTCGGATGCGTGGTTACGAAAATATTGCCCAAGCCATGGGTTGCGAAGGACTTTTCCTTACCTTAACTGCACCATCCAAATATCACCACACCCGAAAAAAGGGCGGCTTTATCGATCACTGGATGGGTAACAGTCCCCGTGATGCACAGCGTTATTTATGTAGCGTTTGGGCTAAAATCCGCGCTCAATTCAAACGTGATGATATTTCAGTATTTGGTATTAGAGTTGTCGAACCACATCACGACGGTACACCACATTGGCATTTACTCTTGTTCATGCAGCCGCATGATGTAAAGCGGGCGAGTGAGGTATTCACCTATTACGCAGTACAGCAAGATTTTAAAGAATTATTCCCGACCATAAACAAAAAAGAAATAGCAGTAGGGCCACCGAACTTACGGACTCGATGCGAGATTGTTGCTATCGATTCTGAACTGGGTTCTGCAACCGGCTACATTGCTAAATACATCAGTAAGAACATTGATGGTTATGCCATGGATGACGAAAAAGACGATGAGACAGGGCGCGACCAAAAAGAAATGTCGGCAAATGTTACTGCCTGGGCAAGTCGTTGGCGTATTCGTCAGTTTCAAGCGATTGGAGGGGCACCGGTTACCACGTATCGAGAATTACGCCGTTATGCCAACAACGACGTAAACACATTCAAAAGCTACGTTGCCTTGCTCAATGCAAAGCAACAATACAACTTATTTACCGAATTATTCCCAGACCAAAACCCTTACCTTATGGGTCCTAAATTAGACTTTCAGGGGCCACGTTTAAACTATGCCGCAATGAATTCGTTACAGCGTTGGGATGTGCTCACCAGCAAATACAAAGTGGAATTAAAAACAGACATCGATAGCGCATCCACAGCAATGAAGTGTGCCGACAAAGGCGACTTTGCAGGGTATGTCATGGCACAAGGTGGTCCATTCGTGAAACGTAAAAATTTACTTATTCGTAATGATTATGACGTTACAGAAATGGGCAATGAATACGGGGAATACGTTGGTAAGATCCAAGGCTTTAAAGTTACAGATGAAACACCGGTTAAGACTCGACTACGCAACTGGGTGATCCAGCGCAAGTCTCAAGCATTGCTCGACAGTGAAGCGATCACCAGTAGCACCGCAGGTGCTGAGGGTTTAATGAGTCCCGAAGGGGCTTCTCGGAGTTCTGTCACTAACTGTACGCCCTCTAAAAGCGACAGGTTAAATACTGGAATTAAAACCCTTTTGAAAAGTCGTGGTATCAATTTAGATGATCACCTGGTCAATTCGATGGAGCAAGGTGGCCAAATCCGGCTCGATAAAGACCAAATTATGAAGTTTAGGCGAGGGTATTACGCTGACAGCAAATATCACCCTCCCGAACTTGTCGAAGTGAGGCCTAAAGAACTTAATATTTGGGAGGGTTGGAATACGCCAGCGCTCAAGGTGGATAATAATCAAGAATTTGTGCCTGGTTGGGAAGATTGGGAAAACTGGGATTGGGGTTAG
- a CDS encoding ogr/Delta-like zinc finger family protein, with protein MRVLCSECGDKSRIQKTNRISIEYTDLYCSCTNPECGHSFVMNLSFSHTLSPSAKSSGKLAFEMLKSLDPSLQKELKQKLSML; from the coding sequence ATGCGAGTACTTTGTTCTGAGTGTGGCGATAAAAGCCGTATACAAAAAACGAATCGAATTTCGATTGAATACACAGATTTATATTGCAGCTGTACTAATCCAGAATGCGGCCATTCATTTGTAATGAACCTAAGCTTTAGTCACACATTAAGCCCGTCAGCAAAAAGTTCAGGTAAGCTGGCCTTTGAAATGCTGAAATCACTCGATCCCAGTCTGCAGAAAGAACTTAAGCAGAAGCTTTCAATGTTGTAA
- a CDS encoding phage regulatory CII family protein, whose amino-acid sequence MYESNESKQSPIESACVRFADIENLEQIANECGMRGQILRNKLNPNQPHQLTVSELIKITTATDNHDIINSAILEVGLTAVRLPKQGESKPLTLSAMSVTSHAGEINRHILEAESDRRLTRFKKDQIIKKAQDAVRELVFLMSDVENRCGGAGPFVSMCTDAVIGGLPLPGM is encoded by the coding sequence ATGTATGAGTCAAATGAGAGTAAACAGAGCCCAATAGAGTCTGCATGTGTCCGGTTTGCAGACATAGAAAACTTAGAACAGATTGCCAACGAGTGCGGTATGCGTGGGCAAATACTACGCAACAAACTCAACCCCAATCAGCCACATCAATTAACCGTTAGCGAGTTAATTAAAATCACCACCGCAACCGATAATCACGACATTATCAACAGCGCAATACTCGAAGTCGGATTAACCGCCGTTCGCCTACCCAAACAAGGTGAATCAAAACCACTCACTCTCAGCGCCATGAGCGTGACCAGTCATGCCGGTGAAATAAACCGTCACATCTTAGAAGCCGAATCAGATCGCCGGCTAACCCGATTCAAAAAAGACCAAATAATCAAAAAGGCACAAGACGCCGTTCGTGAACTTGTCTTTCTTATGTCAGACGTTGAAAACCGCTGCGGTGGTGCAGGGCCGTTCGTGTCCATGTGTACAGATGCCGTCATCGGTGGATTGCCATTACCAGGTATGTAA
- a CDS encoding Rha family transcriptional regulator: MSSITIHLDVPYCTKKKYAAATGQSISTIDHAVTSGKLPIMPKESRNEAVLINLVALFKKADAQKFA; encoded by the coding sequence ATGTCGTCAATTACAATACATCTCGACGTGCCTTACTGCACAAAAAAGAAATATGCCGCCGCAACTGGGCAATCAATAAGCACTATTGATCATGCTGTTACGAGTGGAAAGCTACCTATCATGCCAAAAGAAAGCAGAAACGAGGCCGTACTTATCAATCTTGTTGCCTTGTTCAAAAAAGCCGATGCACAAAAATTTGCATAA